From a single Vanacampus margaritifer isolate UIUO_Vmar chromosome 15, RoL_Vmar_1.0, whole genome shotgun sequence genomic region:
- the usp15 gene encoding ubiquitin carboxyl-terminal hydrolase 15 isoform X1, producing MAEGGAADLETQTGEVAALMKTQLKKGDTWYLVDSHWFKQWKKYVGFDSWDKYQMGDQNVYPGPVDNAGLLRDRDVLAIKEHLIDELDYILVPTEGWNKLVSWYGLTEGQEPIARKVVEQGMFVKHYKVEVYLTELKLCEDSNMDNLITRRFSKADTIDLIEKEMRKLFSIPDEKETRLWNRYMSNTFEPLNKPDSTIQDAGLYQGQVLVIEQKNKDGSWPRGSDAPKSSGASNLSALPKISPSSLTNNHNSSFNSRNVKNSSFSLPSYHTYSNSYDYSEQSRQSEHAGLCGLSNLGNTCFMNSAVQCLSNIPPLTDYFLKDKYTSELNEDNPLGMKGEIARAYAELIKQLWSCKYSYVTPRPFKTQVGRFAPQFSGYQQQDSHELLAFLLDGLHEDLNRIRKKPYIQLKDANGRPDKVLAEEAWENHIKRNDSIIVDIFHGLFKSTLVCPVCSKVSVTFDPFCYLTLPLPMKKERTLEVYLVRLDPLAKPTQYKLTVPKVGYISDLCTSLSSLSGVPAEKMIVTDIYSHRFHRIFATNDNLSSIMERDDIYVFEVAVNRVEDTDHVVIPVHLREKYKQSGYNQTSTPLFGQPFLIAVPRTLNEDKLYNMLLLRLCRFVRSTVVEDEDDCEESQSTKQHAVNGNATNGVLEEGSPSEMETDEQDDESSQDQELPSENDNSQSEDSVGGDNELENGMVAPQHSTKCQQTSGHSKKRLFTFQLNNMGKGDFSLIKEDTRQIRFDEGHLRLNDRSYLSLDWEPEMKKKYFDDMVVEDFDKHESMEYKPQKKAYFKLKDCIELFTTKEKLGAEDPWYCPNCKQHQQATKKLDLWSLPPVLVVHLKRFSYSRYMRDKLDSLVDFPLSDLDMSEFLINPNSGPCRYDLIAVSNHYGGMGGGHYTAYAKNTDDGKWYNFDDSSVSPASEDQIVSKAGYVLFYQRQDTVKGTGYFALDREKEEDNDEEEEGEDEEEDDVEDDEESDGRQSASSVRGAASHVAAAAASEDLNENQCGKNDNEEEEEAPSRDVPMSAN from the exons ATGGCGGAAGGAGGAGCGGCCGATCTGGAAACCCAGACAGGAGAGGTCGCGGCACTGATGAAAACGCAACTAAAAAAGGGCGACACTTG GTACCTGGTGGACAGTCACTGGTTCAAACAGTGGAAGAAATATGTGGGATTTGATAGTTGGGACAAATATCAAATGGGCGACCAGAACGTCTACCCCGGACCAGTTGATAACGCTGGCCTTCTCCGAG ATAGGGATGTTCTGGCCATCAAGGAGCACCTCATTGATGAGCTTGACTACATCTTGGTCCCCACGGAGGGCTGGAATAAGCTGGTCAGCTGGTACGGGCTGACGGAGGGCCAGGAGCCAATTGCACGCAAG GTGGTGGAGCAAGGTATGTTTGTGAAGCACTACAAGGTGGAGGTGTACCTGACAGAGCTGAAGCTATGCGAGGACAGCAACATGGACAATCTGATCACCAGGCGCTTTAGCAAGGCCGACACAATCG ACCTAATAGAGAAGGAGATGCGCAAACTCTTCAGCATCCCTGATGAGAAGGAAACCAGACTTTGGAACCGGTACATGTCCAACACCTTTGAACCTCTCAACAAGCCCGACAGCACCATCCAAGACGCCGGTCTCTACCAAGGACAG GTTCTTGTAATAGAGCAGAAGAACAAAGACGGCTCATGGCCCCGAGGCTCAGATGCACCCAA gtcaTCCGGTGCTTCCAATCTCTCTGCTTTGCCAAAGATCTCGCCTTCATCTCTCACAAACAATCATAACAGCAGCTTCAACAGCAGGAA CGTGAAGAATTCAAGCTTCAGCCTACCATCCTACCACACCTACAGTAACAGCTATGACTACTCGGAGCAGAGCCGGCAAAGTGAACATGCGGGCCTTTGTGGCCTGTCGAACCTTGGCAACACTTGCTTCATGAACTCTGCTGTGCAG TGTTTAAGTAATATCCCTCCCCTGACGGACTACTTCCTCAAAGACAAGTACACGAGTGAGCTGAATGAGGACAACCCACTGGGCATGAAGGGAGAGATTGCCAGAGCCTACGCCGAGCTTATAAAGCAACTGTGGTCCTGCAAATACAGCTATGTTACGCCAAGGCCTTTCAAG ACCCAAGTGGGCCGCTTTGCCCCTCAATTCTCAGGCTACCAGCAGCAGGATTCTCATGAGCTACTGGCCTTTCTCCTTGATGGTCTTCACGAGGACTTGAACCGGATCAGGAAGAAGCCGTACATACAGCTAAAGGATGCCAACGGCCGGCCCGATAAG GTGCTGGcggaggaggcttgggagaaccATATCAAGAGGAACGACTCCATCATCGTGGACATCTTTCATGGCCTTTTTAAGTCCACCTTGGTGTGTCCTGTGTGCTCTAAGGTCTCTGTGACTTTTGATCCTTTCTGTTACTTGACGCTGCCTCTTCCCATGAAGAAAGAGCGCACACTGGAGGTTTATCTAGTCAGACTGGATCCTCTGGCCAAACCCACACAG tACAAATTAACTGTGCCAAAAGTGGGCTACATCTCTGACCTGTGCACCTCCCTCTCCAGTTTGTCTGGGGTGCCTGCTGAGAAG ATGATCGTAACAGACATCTACAGCCACCGTTTCCACCGGATCTTTGCCACCAACGACAACCTTAGCAGCATCATGGAGAGAGATGATATCTACGT GTTTGAGGTTGCAGTAAACAGAGTGGAAGACACAGACCACGTTGTGATTCCTGTGCACTTAAGGGAGAAGTACAAACAGTCGGGATACAATCAGACCAGCACGCCGCTTTTCGGACAGCCTTTCCTCATTGCTGTGCCTCGGACGCTTAATGAGGACAAACTCTACAACATGCTGCTACTGCGCCTTTG CCGGTTTGTGAGATCCACTGTAGTGGAAGATGAGGACGACTGTGAAGAGAGCCAGTCAACCAAACAACACGCTGTCAACGGCAATGCTACCAATGGCGTATTGGAGGAGGGGTCGCCAA GCGAAATGGAGACTGATGAGCAGGACGACGAGTCCAGTCAGGATCAAGAGTTGCCCTCCGAGAACGACAACAGCCAGTCCGAGGACTCGGTGGGTGGCGACAATGAGCTGGAGAACGGCATGGTTGCACCGCAGCACTCCACCAAATGCCAGCAGACCAGCGGGCACAGCAAAAAGAGACTATTCACATTCCAGCTCAATAACATGGGAAAAGGTGACTTCTCGCTCATCAAGGAGGACACGAGGCAGATCCGCTTCGATGAGGGACACTTGCGGCTCAATG ACCGCTCTTATCTATCTTTGGATTGGGAACCCGAAATGAAGAAAAAGTACTTTGACGACATGGTTGTTGAG GACTTTGACAAGCATGAGAGCATGGAGTACAAGCCTCAGAAAAAGGCCTACTTCAAGTTAAAAGATTGCATCGAACTGTTCACCACTAAGGAGAAGCTGGGAGCTGAGGACCCTTG GTACTGTCCAAACTGTAAGCAGCACCAGCAGGCCACGAAGAAGCTGGACCTGTGGTCTCTGCCTCCAGTGCTCGTGGTCCATCTGAAAAGATTCTCCTACAGTCGCTACATGAGGGATAAACTAGACTCCCTTGTGGATTTTCCACTAAG CGATCTGGACATGTCGGAGTTCCTGATTAACCCCAACAGTGGACCGTGTCGTTATGACCTCATTGCTGTGTCCAACCACTATGGCGGCATGGGCGGAGGCCACT ATACTGCTTACGCTAAGAACACAGATGATGGGAAGTGGTACAACTTTGATGACAGCAGCGTGTCGCCTGCCAGCGAGGATCAAATAGTG TCCAAAGCGGGCTACGTGCTCTTCTACCAGCGCCAGGATACAGTCAAAGGCACCGGCTACTTTGCTCTCGACCGTGAGAAAGAGGAGGACAacgacgaagaggaggagggcgaGGATGAGGAAGAAGACGACGTGGAGGACGATGAGGAGAGTGACGGCAGACAAAGTGCCTCCTCGGTTCGGGGCGCAGCCTCTCATGTCGCCGCCGCAGCTGCGAGTGAGGACCTGAACGAGAACCAGTGCGGTAAGAACGAcaatgaggaggaagaggaggcgccCAGTCGAGATGTTCCCATGAGCGCCAACTGA
- the usp15 gene encoding ubiquitin carboxyl-terminal hydrolase 15 isoform X2 produces the protein MAEGGAADLETQTGEVAALMKTQLKKGDTWYLVDSHWFKQWKKYVGFDSWDKYQMGDQNVYPGPVDNAGLLRDRDVLAIKEHLIDELDYILVPTEGWNKLVSWYGLTEGQEPIARKVVEQGMFVKHYKVEVYLTELKLCEDSNMDNLITRRFSKADTIDLIEKEMRKLFSIPDEKETRLWNRYMSNTFEPLNKPDSTIQDAGLYQGQVLVIEQKNKDGSWPRGSDAPNVKNSSFSLPSYHTYSNSYDYSEQSRQSEHAGLCGLSNLGNTCFMNSAVQCLSNIPPLTDYFLKDKYTSELNEDNPLGMKGEIARAYAELIKQLWSCKYSYVTPRPFKTQVGRFAPQFSGYQQQDSHELLAFLLDGLHEDLNRIRKKPYIQLKDANGRPDKVLAEEAWENHIKRNDSIIVDIFHGLFKSTLVCPVCSKVSVTFDPFCYLTLPLPMKKERTLEVYLVRLDPLAKPTQYKLTVPKVGYISDLCTSLSSLSGVPAEKMIVTDIYSHRFHRIFATNDNLSSIMERDDIYVFEVAVNRVEDTDHVVIPVHLREKYKQSGYNQTSTPLFGQPFLIAVPRTLNEDKLYNMLLLRLCRFVRSTVVEDEDDCEESQSTKQHAVNGNATNGVLEEGSPSEMETDEQDDESSQDQELPSENDNSQSEDSVGGDNELENGMVAPQHSTKCQQTSGHSKKRLFTFQLNNMGKGDFSLIKEDTRQIRFDEGHLRLNDRSYLSLDWEPEMKKKYFDDMVVEDFDKHESMEYKPQKKAYFKLKDCIELFTTKEKLGAEDPWYCPNCKQHQQATKKLDLWSLPPVLVVHLKRFSYSRYMRDKLDSLVDFPLSDLDMSEFLINPNSGPCRYDLIAVSNHYGGMGGGHYTAYAKNTDDGKWYNFDDSSVSPASEDQIVSKAGYVLFYQRQDTVKGTGYFALDREKEEDNDEEEEGEDEEEDDVEDDEESDGRQSASSVRGAASHVAAAAASEDLNENQCGKNDNEEEEEAPSRDVPMSAN, from the exons ATGGCGGAAGGAGGAGCGGCCGATCTGGAAACCCAGACAGGAGAGGTCGCGGCACTGATGAAAACGCAACTAAAAAAGGGCGACACTTG GTACCTGGTGGACAGTCACTGGTTCAAACAGTGGAAGAAATATGTGGGATTTGATAGTTGGGACAAATATCAAATGGGCGACCAGAACGTCTACCCCGGACCAGTTGATAACGCTGGCCTTCTCCGAG ATAGGGATGTTCTGGCCATCAAGGAGCACCTCATTGATGAGCTTGACTACATCTTGGTCCCCACGGAGGGCTGGAATAAGCTGGTCAGCTGGTACGGGCTGACGGAGGGCCAGGAGCCAATTGCACGCAAG GTGGTGGAGCAAGGTATGTTTGTGAAGCACTACAAGGTGGAGGTGTACCTGACAGAGCTGAAGCTATGCGAGGACAGCAACATGGACAATCTGATCACCAGGCGCTTTAGCAAGGCCGACACAATCG ACCTAATAGAGAAGGAGATGCGCAAACTCTTCAGCATCCCTGATGAGAAGGAAACCAGACTTTGGAACCGGTACATGTCCAACACCTTTGAACCTCTCAACAAGCCCGACAGCACCATCCAAGACGCCGGTCTCTACCAAGGACAG GTTCTTGTAATAGAGCAGAAGAACAAAGACGGCTCATGGCCCCGAGGCTCAGATGCACCCAA CGTGAAGAATTCAAGCTTCAGCCTACCATCCTACCACACCTACAGTAACAGCTATGACTACTCGGAGCAGAGCCGGCAAAGTGAACATGCGGGCCTTTGTGGCCTGTCGAACCTTGGCAACACTTGCTTCATGAACTCTGCTGTGCAG TGTTTAAGTAATATCCCTCCCCTGACGGACTACTTCCTCAAAGACAAGTACACGAGTGAGCTGAATGAGGACAACCCACTGGGCATGAAGGGAGAGATTGCCAGAGCCTACGCCGAGCTTATAAAGCAACTGTGGTCCTGCAAATACAGCTATGTTACGCCAAGGCCTTTCAAG ACCCAAGTGGGCCGCTTTGCCCCTCAATTCTCAGGCTACCAGCAGCAGGATTCTCATGAGCTACTGGCCTTTCTCCTTGATGGTCTTCACGAGGACTTGAACCGGATCAGGAAGAAGCCGTACATACAGCTAAAGGATGCCAACGGCCGGCCCGATAAG GTGCTGGcggaggaggcttgggagaaccATATCAAGAGGAACGACTCCATCATCGTGGACATCTTTCATGGCCTTTTTAAGTCCACCTTGGTGTGTCCTGTGTGCTCTAAGGTCTCTGTGACTTTTGATCCTTTCTGTTACTTGACGCTGCCTCTTCCCATGAAGAAAGAGCGCACACTGGAGGTTTATCTAGTCAGACTGGATCCTCTGGCCAAACCCACACAG tACAAATTAACTGTGCCAAAAGTGGGCTACATCTCTGACCTGTGCACCTCCCTCTCCAGTTTGTCTGGGGTGCCTGCTGAGAAG ATGATCGTAACAGACATCTACAGCCACCGTTTCCACCGGATCTTTGCCACCAACGACAACCTTAGCAGCATCATGGAGAGAGATGATATCTACGT GTTTGAGGTTGCAGTAAACAGAGTGGAAGACACAGACCACGTTGTGATTCCTGTGCACTTAAGGGAGAAGTACAAACAGTCGGGATACAATCAGACCAGCACGCCGCTTTTCGGACAGCCTTTCCTCATTGCTGTGCCTCGGACGCTTAATGAGGACAAACTCTACAACATGCTGCTACTGCGCCTTTG CCGGTTTGTGAGATCCACTGTAGTGGAAGATGAGGACGACTGTGAAGAGAGCCAGTCAACCAAACAACACGCTGTCAACGGCAATGCTACCAATGGCGTATTGGAGGAGGGGTCGCCAA GCGAAATGGAGACTGATGAGCAGGACGACGAGTCCAGTCAGGATCAAGAGTTGCCCTCCGAGAACGACAACAGCCAGTCCGAGGACTCGGTGGGTGGCGACAATGAGCTGGAGAACGGCATGGTTGCACCGCAGCACTCCACCAAATGCCAGCAGACCAGCGGGCACAGCAAAAAGAGACTATTCACATTCCAGCTCAATAACATGGGAAAAGGTGACTTCTCGCTCATCAAGGAGGACACGAGGCAGATCCGCTTCGATGAGGGACACTTGCGGCTCAATG ACCGCTCTTATCTATCTTTGGATTGGGAACCCGAAATGAAGAAAAAGTACTTTGACGACATGGTTGTTGAG GACTTTGACAAGCATGAGAGCATGGAGTACAAGCCTCAGAAAAAGGCCTACTTCAAGTTAAAAGATTGCATCGAACTGTTCACCACTAAGGAGAAGCTGGGAGCTGAGGACCCTTG GTACTGTCCAAACTGTAAGCAGCACCAGCAGGCCACGAAGAAGCTGGACCTGTGGTCTCTGCCTCCAGTGCTCGTGGTCCATCTGAAAAGATTCTCCTACAGTCGCTACATGAGGGATAAACTAGACTCCCTTGTGGATTTTCCACTAAG CGATCTGGACATGTCGGAGTTCCTGATTAACCCCAACAGTGGACCGTGTCGTTATGACCTCATTGCTGTGTCCAACCACTATGGCGGCATGGGCGGAGGCCACT ATACTGCTTACGCTAAGAACACAGATGATGGGAAGTGGTACAACTTTGATGACAGCAGCGTGTCGCCTGCCAGCGAGGATCAAATAGTG TCCAAAGCGGGCTACGTGCTCTTCTACCAGCGCCAGGATACAGTCAAAGGCACCGGCTACTTTGCTCTCGACCGTGAGAAAGAGGAGGACAacgacgaagaggaggagggcgaGGATGAGGAAGAAGACGACGTGGAGGACGATGAGGAGAGTGACGGCAGACAAAGTGCCTCCTCGGTTCGGGGCGCAGCCTCTCATGTCGCCGCCGCAGCTGCGAGTGAGGACCTGAACGAGAACCAGTGCGGTAAGAACGAcaatgaggaggaagaggaggcgccCAGTCGAGATGTTCCCATGAGCGCCAACTGA
- the usp15 gene encoding ubiquitin carboxyl-terminal hydrolase 15 isoform X4 has protein sequence MAEGGAADLETQTGEVAALMKTQLKKGDTWYLVDSHWFKQWKKYVGFDSWDKYQMGDQNVYPGPVDNAGLLRDRDVLAIKEHLIDELDYILVPTEGWNKLVSWYGLTEGQEPIARKVVEQGMFVKHYKVEVYLTELKLCEDSNMDNLITRRFSKADTIDLIEKEMRKLFSIPDEKETRLWNRYMSNTFEPLNKPDSTIQDAGLYQGQVLVIEQKNKDGSWPRGSDAPKSSGASNLSALPKISPSSLTNNHNSSFNSRNVKNSSFSLPSYHTYSNSYDYSEQSRQSEHAGLCGLSNLGNTCFMNSAVQCLSNIPPLTDYFLKDKYTSELNEDNPLGMKGEIARAYAELIKQLWSCKYSYVTPRPFKTQVGRFAPQFSGYQQQDSHELLAFLLDGLHEDLNRIRKKPYIQLKDANGRPDKVLAEEAWENHIKRNDSIIVDIFHGLFKSTLVCPVCSKVSVTFDPFCYLTLPLPMKKERTLEVYLVRLDPLAKPTQYKLTVPKVGYISDLCTSLSSLSGVPAEKMIVTDIYSHRFHRIFATNDNLSSIMERDDIYVSPLAGVKMK, from the exons ATGGCGGAAGGAGGAGCGGCCGATCTGGAAACCCAGACAGGAGAGGTCGCGGCACTGATGAAAACGCAACTAAAAAAGGGCGACACTTG GTACCTGGTGGACAGTCACTGGTTCAAACAGTGGAAGAAATATGTGGGATTTGATAGTTGGGACAAATATCAAATGGGCGACCAGAACGTCTACCCCGGACCAGTTGATAACGCTGGCCTTCTCCGAG ATAGGGATGTTCTGGCCATCAAGGAGCACCTCATTGATGAGCTTGACTACATCTTGGTCCCCACGGAGGGCTGGAATAAGCTGGTCAGCTGGTACGGGCTGACGGAGGGCCAGGAGCCAATTGCACGCAAG GTGGTGGAGCAAGGTATGTTTGTGAAGCACTACAAGGTGGAGGTGTACCTGACAGAGCTGAAGCTATGCGAGGACAGCAACATGGACAATCTGATCACCAGGCGCTTTAGCAAGGCCGACACAATCG ACCTAATAGAGAAGGAGATGCGCAAACTCTTCAGCATCCCTGATGAGAAGGAAACCAGACTTTGGAACCGGTACATGTCCAACACCTTTGAACCTCTCAACAAGCCCGACAGCACCATCCAAGACGCCGGTCTCTACCAAGGACAG GTTCTTGTAATAGAGCAGAAGAACAAAGACGGCTCATGGCCCCGAGGCTCAGATGCACCCAA gtcaTCCGGTGCTTCCAATCTCTCTGCTTTGCCAAAGATCTCGCCTTCATCTCTCACAAACAATCATAACAGCAGCTTCAACAGCAGGAA CGTGAAGAATTCAAGCTTCAGCCTACCATCCTACCACACCTACAGTAACAGCTATGACTACTCGGAGCAGAGCCGGCAAAGTGAACATGCGGGCCTTTGTGGCCTGTCGAACCTTGGCAACACTTGCTTCATGAACTCTGCTGTGCAG TGTTTAAGTAATATCCCTCCCCTGACGGACTACTTCCTCAAAGACAAGTACACGAGTGAGCTGAATGAGGACAACCCACTGGGCATGAAGGGAGAGATTGCCAGAGCCTACGCCGAGCTTATAAAGCAACTGTGGTCCTGCAAATACAGCTATGTTACGCCAAGGCCTTTCAAG ACCCAAGTGGGCCGCTTTGCCCCTCAATTCTCAGGCTACCAGCAGCAGGATTCTCATGAGCTACTGGCCTTTCTCCTTGATGGTCTTCACGAGGACTTGAACCGGATCAGGAAGAAGCCGTACATACAGCTAAAGGATGCCAACGGCCGGCCCGATAAG GTGCTGGcggaggaggcttgggagaaccATATCAAGAGGAACGACTCCATCATCGTGGACATCTTTCATGGCCTTTTTAAGTCCACCTTGGTGTGTCCTGTGTGCTCTAAGGTCTCTGTGACTTTTGATCCTTTCTGTTACTTGACGCTGCCTCTTCCCATGAAGAAAGAGCGCACACTGGAGGTTTATCTAGTCAGACTGGATCCTCTGGCCAAACCCACACAG tACAAATTAACTGTGCCAAAAGTGGGCTACATCTCTGACCTGTGCACCTCCCTCTCCAGTTTGTCTGGGGTGCCTGCTGAGAAG ATGATCGTAACAGACATCTACAGCCACCGTTTCCACCGGATCTTTGCCACCAACGACAACCTTAGCAGCATCATGGAGAGAGATGATATCTACGT GTCACCTCTTGCAGGTGTTAAGATGAAGTAA
- the usp15 gene encoding ubiquitin carboxyl-terminal hydrolase 15 isoform X5 yields the protein MAEGGAADLETQTGEVAALMKTQLKKGDTWYLVDSHWFKQWKKYVGFDSWDKYQMGDQNVYPGPVDNAGLLRDRDVLAIKEHLIDELDYILVPTEGWNKLVSWYGLTEGQEPIARKVVEQGMFVKHYKVEVYLTELKLCEDSNMDNLITRRFSKADTIDLIEKEMRKLFSIPDEKETRLWNRYMSNTFEPLNKPDSTIQDAGLYQGQVLVIEQKNKDGSWPRGSDAPKSSGASNLSALPKISPSSLTNNHNSSFNSRKGSQACEYCSLSWMQSIGFFLPHRTARLQTLTALYCPPLLRPPPHALSLSLSTSSFGSGTLEHPCCCYKYPLVAAERRQQQQAGQREVPETGPEDRTGQVEKIISLPREEDG from the exons ATGGCGGAAGGAGGAGCGGCCGATCTGGAAACCCAGACAGGAGAGGTCGCGGCACTGATGAAAACGCAACTAAAAAAGGGCGACACTTG GTACCTGGTGGACAGTCACTGGTTCAAACAGTGGAAGAAATATGTGGGATTTGATAGTTGGGACAAATATCAAATGGGCGACCAGAACGTCTACCCCGGACCAGTTGATAACGCTGGCCTTCTCCGAG ATAGGGATGTTCTGGCCATCAAGGAGCACCTCATTGATGAGCTTGACTACATCTTGGTCCCCACGGAGGGCTGGAATAAGCTGGTCAGCTGGTACGGGCTGACGGAGGGCCAGGAGCCAATTGCACGCAAG GTGGTGGAGCAAGGTATGTTTGTGAAGCACTACAAGGTGGAGGTGTACCTGACAGAGCTGAAGCTATGCGAGGACAGCAACATGGACAATCTGATCACCAGGCGCTTTAGCAAGGCCGACACAATCG ACCTAATAGAGAAGGAGATGCGCAAACTCTTCAGCATCCCTGATGAGAAGGAAACCAGACTTTGGAACCGGTACATGTCCAACACCTTTGAACCTCTCAACAAGCCCGACAGCACCATCCAAGACGCCGGTCTCTACCAAGGACAG GTTCTTGTAATAGAGCAGAAGAACAAAGACGGCTCATGGCCCCGAGGCTCAGATGCACCCAA gtcaTCCGGTGCTTCCAATCTCTCTGCTTTGCCAAAGATCTCGCCTTCATCTCTCACAAACAATCATAACAGCAGCTTCAACAGCAGGAA GGGGAGTCAGGCTTGTGAATACTGCAGCCTCAGCTGGATGCAGTCGATTGGCTTCTTTCTCCCCCACCGCACCGCCCGCCTCCAGACCCTCACCGCCTTGTACTGTCCGCCCCTCCTCCGCCCACCTCCccacgctctctctctttctctgagCACCTCCAGCTTCGGTAGCGGTACTCTTGAGCATCCTTGTTGCTGCTATAAATATCCGCTGGTAGCAGCAGagcggcggcagcagcagcaggcaggCCAGAGGGAGGTGCCGGAGACAGGACcagaggacaggacaggacaggtgGAGAAGATAATAAGTCTGCCAAGAGAAGAAGATGGTTGA